A part of Terriglobus roseus genomic DNA contains:
- a CDS encoding CsbD family protein, whose protein sequence is MNTDQIKGKMQNAFGKAEEAVGNAVGSHDLANAGAEDRVKGAAKETWGNAKDTVHEMQKTAKTRADVVSGEPVTARDKFAAGVENIKDSVNSKMDEMKTREQIKRDDLRRSA, encoded by the coding sequence ATGAACACCGATCAGATCAAGGGCAAGATGCAGAATGCATTCGGCAAGGCAGAAGAAGCAGTGGGCAACGCAGTAGGCAGCCACGACCTCGCCAATGCAGGCGCAGAAGATCGTGTAAAGGGTGCCGCGAAGGAAACGTGGGGAAATGCGAAGGACACCGTCCACGAGATGCAAAAGACCGCCAAGACACGTGCGGACGTAGTCAGTGGAGAACCCGTAACAGCGCGCGACAAATTTGCAGCGGGCGTTGAGAACATCAAAGACTCTGTAAACAGCAAAATGGATGAAATGAAGACGCGCGAGCAGATCAAGCGTGACGACCTTCGTCGCTCCGCATAA
- a CDS encoding lmo0937 family membrane protein, which translates to MLWTITVILLVLWLLGLVSGYTVGGWIHILIVLAIISLIFNLLAGRRSL; encoded by the coding sequence ATGCTTTGGACAATTACCGTAATTCTGCTTGTACTGTGGCTGCTGGGCCTCGTCAGCGGCTATACCGTCGGTGGCTGGATTCATATTCTGATCGTGCTCGCGATCATCTCGCTGATCTTCAATCTTCTGGCGGGACGCAGATCTCTTTAG